In Paenibacillus sp. FSL M7-0420, a single genomic region encodes these proteins:
- a CDS encoding TatD family hydrolase codes for MQLFDTHTHLDAPQFDEDREEVIARALEAGVSKMINIGFNRDTIPTTMQLAEKYDYIYAAVGWHPQDAITMKDGDLEWIASLCAHPKVVAIGEIGLDYYWDTSPKDVQHEVFRKQIGLARELKMPISIHNRDAHEDVIRILREEKAGEVGGVMHSFSGSWESAKMCLDLGFHLSFGGPITFKNARVPKEVLAQTPLDRLLIETDSPYLTPHPFRGKRNETAHVRLVAEAAAAIKGIELQELAEITYANALERFGIL; via the coding sequence ATGCAGTTATTCGACACCCATACCCATCTGGATGCTCCACAATTCGACGAAGACCGCGAAGAGGTCATTGCCAGGGCGCTGGAAGCCGGCGTCAGCAAGATGATCAACATCGGCTTTAACCGGGATACGATACCGACCACCATGCAGCTTGCCGAGAAATATGATTATATTTATGCAGCCGTTGGCTGGCATCCCCAGGATGCCATCACGATGAAGGACGGAGACCTGGAATGGATCGCCTCCTTATGCGCTCATCCCAAGGTGGTTGCCATCGGCGAGATTGGGCTGGATTACTACTGGGATACCTCTCCTAAGGATGTGCAGCATGAAGTATTCCGCAAGCAGATCGGGCTGGCCCGTGAGCTGAAGATGCCAATCAGCATTCATAACCGTGATGCTCATGAAGATGTGATCCGTATACTCCGCGAGGAGAAGGCGGGCGAGGTTGGCGGCGTAATGCACTCCTTCTCCGGGAGCTGGGAAAGTGCCAAGATGTGTCTTGATTTGGGCTTCCATCTTTCTTTTGGAGGACCGATTACGTTCAAGAATGCCCGGGTGCCCAAAGAGGTGCTTGCCCAGACTCCGCTGGACCGGCTGCTGATCGAAACCGACTCCCCATATCTGACTCCGCACCCCTTCCGGGGCAAGCGAAATGAGACCGCTCATGTGAGGCTGGTAGCGGAGGCGGCCGCGGCAATAAAAGGGATTGAATTACAGGAATTGGCGGAAATTACGTATGCGAACGCACTGGAACGATTTGGGATACTCTGA
- a CDS encoding 3D domain-containing protein: MGVFQPEVSHDSQSSSRSFALRLKQVNPRVVLLAGVASIVIALLILLYVHGQSKKEITLVIDGQVQTLETRETLFSDVLAKEQISLQAHDELSIGLSDEIKDGDRIVINTAQKFALTVDGKTETLFTTEDTIGQAIDKLGYSLEGLDKIYPSLETAVSADMEIKIVRINKHVVQRTTNLPFRVIKTADPSLTKGTVRVAQAGKPGVMVQHIEKIYQDGELASMRMIGKEVQTVTKDKVIAIGTKPLPKPVVVTAKVSKPVTTSKSSKASAKASNVTSKAGVDFEYKRMIKNVSMTAYSSQEPGIGTRTASGTRVTEGRTIAVDPRVIPIGWWVYIEGLGFRRAEDTGGAIKGNKVDVYYDSLSHARNFGRKSRTLYVIGPVKPELN; this comes from the coding sequence GTGGGCGTATTCCAACCAGAGGTATCCCATGATTCGCAATCATCCAGCAGGTCTTTCGCATTACGGTTGAAGCAAGTGAATCCCCGCGTAGTTTTACTTGCCGGTGTGGCATCGATTGTTATCGCACTGTTAATACTGCTGTACGTACACGGTCAGAGCAAGAAAGAAATTACCCTAGTAATAGACGGACAGGTACAGACACTGGAGACGCGGGAAACGCTGTTCAGTGATGTGCTGGCTAAGGAACAGATTTCGCTGCAGGCGCATGATGAATTATCTATTGGCCTTAGTGATGAAATAAAAGACGGCGACCGTATCGTGATTAACACTGCGCAGAAGTTCGCTCTTACCGTAGACGGAAAGACCGAGACGTTATTTACGACCGAGGATACCATTGGTCAGGCCATCGACAAGCTGGGCTACAGCCTGGAAGGCTTAGACAAGATTTACCCTTCGCTAGAAACCGCAGTATCTGCAGACATGGAAATCAAAATTGTCCGGATTAACAAGCATGTGGTTCAACGGACAACTAATTTGCCTTTCCGGGTCATTAAGACAGCAGACCCCTCATTGACCAAGGGAACCGTAAGAGTGGCACAGGCAGGTAAGCCTGGCGTAATGGTCCAGCACATCGAGAAGATCTATCAAGATGGCGAGCTGGCATCCATGCGCATGATCGGCAAGGAAGTACAGACGGTTACCAAGGACAAAGTCATTGCCATTGGAACCAAGCCGCTTCCTAAGCCCGTCGTAGTTACTGCCAAAGTTTCCAAACCTGTAACAACCTCCAAGTCATCTAAAGCGAGCGCAAAGGCCAGCAATGTTACCAGTAAGGCTGGTGTGGATTTCGAGTACAAAAGAATGATCAAAAACGTATCCATGACCGCGTATTCGTCGCAGGAACCGGGTATTGGAACACGTACTGCCTCCGGCACACGCGTAACGGAAGGCCGCACTATTGCTGTAGATCCTAGGGTTATACCAATTGGCTGGTGGGTGTATATTGAAGGATTAGGGTTTCGCCGAGCAGAGGATACCGGCGGTGCCATCAAAGGCAACAAGGTGGATGTCTATTACGATTCACTGAGTCATGCCCGTAATTTCGGCCGCAAGTCGCGCACACTCTATGTGATCGGACCTGTGAAGCCGGAGCTGAACTAA
- the rnmV gene encoding ribonuclease M5, giving the protein MIKELIVVEGKSDTVAVKRAVEADTIETGGSAVDSRVIAKIKLAMERRGVIILTDPDHAGERIRKIVAAKVPGCKHAFIPEKDATRKGDIGIENASPEAIRHALEHVHTSFEGAPPIIGLDELMAAGLMVHPRAAERRMQLGNLLGIGYCNGKQLYKRLAMFGITREEFAQALAQIDQGGITS; this is encoded by the coding sequence ATGATTAAAGAGCTAATTGTGGTTGAAGGGAAAAGTGATACCGTTGCCGTTAAGCGGGCGGTTGAAGCCGATACGATTGAAACCGGGGGTTCGGCAGTGGATAGCAGGGTCATTGCCAAGATCAAGCTGGCCATGGAGCGCCGGGGTGTAATCATTCTTACCGACCCGGATCATGCTGGAGAGCGAATCCGCAAAATCGTCGCAGCCAAGGTGCCGGGCTGCAAGCATGCCTTCATCCCTGAGAAGGATGCAACGCGCAAAGGAGATATCGGAATAGAGAATGCTTCGCCTGAGGCTATCCGCCATGCGCTGGAGCATGTACATACCTCCTTCGAGGGGGCACCGCCCATCATCGGGCTGGATGAGCTTATGGCCGCAGGGCTGATGGTGCATCCCCGGGCGGCTGAGCGCAGAATGCAGCTTGGCAATCTGCTCGGTATCGGTTATTGCAATGGCAAGCAGCTGTACAAACGTCTGGCGATGTTTGGCATTACCCGCGAAGAGTTCGCGCAGGCCCTCGCCCAAATTGATCAGGGAGGCATTACTTCATGA
- the rsmA gene encoding 16S rRNA (adenine(1518)-N(6)/adenine(1519)-N(6))-dimethyltransferase RsmA, which translates to MSGIENISSPTRTKAIIQRYGFSFKKSLGQNFLIDQNILDKIVDAAGLDSTAGALEIGPGIGALTERLALTAGAVTAVEIDRRLIPILRDVLSPYPHVKIRNDDVLKVNLQELFAEDFAGRDRVSVVANLPYYVTTPILMKLLEEKLPLDNIVVMIQKEVAERMAASPGGKEYGSLSIAVQYYSEPELVCMVPRTVFIPQPNVESAVIRLKVRERPPVEVADEKHFFGVVQASFTQRRKTIANNLKARFFPEEGRERLEALLSEAGIEPSRRGETLSIEEYARLSAVLLAAGIA; encoded by the coding sequence ATGAGCGGTATCGAGAATATCTCGTCCCCAACAAGAACCAAAGCGATAATTCAGCGTTACGGATTCTCCTTCAAAAAAAGCCTGGGCCAGAACTTTCTGATCGATCAGAATATTCTGGACAAAATCGTGGATGCCGCCGGTCTGGACAGCACAGCCGGTGCGCTTGAGATTGGGCCGGGGATTGGAGCACTGACGGAACGGCTGGCGTTGACGGCCGGGGCCGTCACTGCGGTAGAGATTGACCGCAGGCTGATTCCGATTCTTAGGGATGTCCTGTCGCCTTATCCCCATGTAAAGATCCGTAATGACGATGTGCTGAAGGTGAATCTGCAGGAGCTGTTCGCTGAGGATTTCGCGGGCAGGGACCGGGTTAGTGTCGTAGCTAACCTGCCGTATTATGTGACTACACCTATCCTCATGAAGCTGCTGGAGGAGAAGCTGCCGCTGGATAATATCGTGGTCATGATCCAGAAGGAGGTTGCCGAGCGTATGGCGGCGTCTCCGGGCGGCAAGGAGTATGGCAGCCTGAGTATTGCCGTCCAGTATTACAGCGAGCCTGAGCTGGTCTGTATGGTGCCGCGTACGGTGTTCATCCCGCAGCCTAACGTGGAATCGGCTGTGATCCGGCTGAAGGTCAGAGAACGTCCTCCGGTGGAGGTAGCGGACGAGAAGCATTTCTTTGGTGTGGTTCAGGCGTCCTTTACCCAGCGGCGCAAGACGATTGCCAATAATCTTAAGGCACGCTTCTTCCCGGAAGAAGGGCGGGAGCGCCTGGAGGCGCTGCTCTCCGAAGCCGGCATTGAACCCTCGCGGCGCGGCGAGACGCTTAGCATTGAGGAGTATGCACGGCTCAGTGCGGTTCTTCTGGCCGCAGGCATCGCATAG
- the yabG gene encoding sporulation peptidase YabG: MNLGDLVIRKSYGGDVTFRVDNILQNRAVIKGTEFRLLADSPLEDLVQVPPTRVTERGARAQIKATESLTWLRKDRQVQSQRSGESVSGSTGTWGQSPKETAYFEVPGKVLHLDGDALYLKKSLSLYEQLRIPAEGHHVNESKMAETLYRLLPRVRPDIVVITGHDGVLKQQQNYDLYSLSSYKNSQNFVAAIRVAREYERNFDALTIVAGACQSHFEALLGNGANFASSPGRILIHALDPVYIAAKASFTSIRDTVNLSDVLSHTISGNQGMGGIETRGSFRIGMPQLQNLATLKVAPSVL; this comes from the coding sequence ATGAATCTAGGAGACTTGGTCATTCGTAAATCCTATGGCGGCGATGTGACCTTCCGGGTAGACAATATATTGCAGAATAGAGCAGTCATTAAAGGCACGGAGTTCCGTCTGCTGGCGGATTCCCCGCTGGAGGATCTGGTTCAGGTGCCTCCTACACGGGTTACCGAGCGGGGAGCGCGTGCGCAGATCAAGGCAACAGAATCTCTAACCTGGTTGCGTAAAGACCGGCAGGTGCAGAGCCAGCGAAGCGGAGAGAGCGTGTCGGGGTCCACGGGAACCTGGGGCCAATCTCCGAAGGAAACGGCTTATTTTGAAGTGCCGGGTAAGGTCCTGCATTTGGATGGTGATGCACTCTATCTGAAGAAGAGCCTGAGCCTCTACGAGCAGCTGCGCATACCGGCGGAGGGACATCATGTCAACGAATCCAAAATGGCGGAGACGCTGTACCGTCTGCTGCCCCGTGTGCGTCCCGATATCGTAGTGATTACCGGCCATGATGGAGTACTTAAGCAACAGCAGAATTATGATTTGTACAGTCTGAGCAGCTATAAGAATTCACAGAATTTTGTGGCAGCCATCCGGGTGGCCCGTGAATATGAGCGGAATTTCGATGCTTTGACGATTGTAGCCGGAGCCTGCCAGTCGCACTTCGAGGCTCTCCTGGGCAATGGTGCCAACTTCGCCAGCTCCCCGGGCAGAATACTCATTCATGCCCTGGACCCGGTGTATATCGCGGCCAAGGCCTCTTTTACCTCTATCCGGGATACGGTGAACTTAAGCGATGTGCTGAGCCATACGATCAGCGGCAATCAGGGGATGGGCGGAATCGAGACGCGGGGCAGCTTCCGGATCGGAATGCCTCAGCTGCAGAACCTGGCTACGCTGAAGGTAGCGCCTTCGGTGCTGTAA
- the veg gene encoding biofilm formation stimulator Veg has product MANNALLEIKRSLEAHVGHKITLRANGGRRKTVERTGVLEETYPSVFIVKLDQEQQTFKRVSYSYADILTESVEITVTEDDGQMRIMYIKA; this is encoded by the coding sequence ATGGCTAATAACGCGCTGTTAGAAATTAAACGCAGTCTTGAAGCTCACGTCGGTCATAAGATCACGTTGCGGGCTAACGGTGGCCGTCGGAAGACCGTTGAACGCACCGGTGTCCTGGAAGAAACGTACCCTTCTGTATTTATTGTCAAACTCGATCAGGAGCAGCAGACATTCAAGCGTGTCTCCTATAGCTATGCCGATATACTTACTGAATCTGTGGAAATCACAGTTACCGAAGACGATGGGCAGATGCGGATTATGTATATCAAAGCTTAG
- a CDS encoding small, acid-soluble spore protein, alpha/beta type has translation MSRRRRSMMSEELKTELAKELGFYETVEQEGWGGIRAVDAGNMVKRAIQLAEQAAARKL, from the coding sequence ATGAGCCGCAGAAGACGAAGCATGATGTCGGAGGAATTGAAGACGGAGCTGGCCAAGGAGCTTGGGTTCTACGAAACGGTTGAGCAGGAGGGCTGGGGCGGAATCCGGGCAGTCGACGCCGGGAATATGGTGAAACGCGCGATTCAGCTGGCAGAGCAGGCTGCTGCGCGGAAATTGTAA
- the ispE gene encoding 4-(cytidine 5'-diphospho)-2-C-methyl-D-erythritol kinase yields MKMYEKAPAKINLMLDVLHKRADGFHEVEMIMTMVDLADRLELSELKRDSIIISSQAGYIPLDEKNLAFQAARLIKDRYNVRSGVHIHLDKRIPVAAGLAGGSSDAAATLRGLNRLWRLGIPVQELQELGAELGSDVPFCVTGGTALATGRGERLTPIANPPQMWVILAKPPINVSTAEVYGRVRAGNIAVHPSALRMQQALEAGDFSAVCEGLGNVLEDVTLKLHPEVQQLKEAMLKLGADGVLMSGSGPTVFGLVSKHSKVARIYNGLRGFCKEVYAVRSLS; encoded by the coding sequence TTGAAAATGTATGAGAAGGCACCGGCAAAAATTAATCTGATGCTGGATGTGCTGCATAAGCGGGCTGACGGATTTCATGAAGTGGAAATGATAATGACAATGGTCGATCTGGCGGACCGTCTGGAGCTGTCGGAGCTGAAGCGGGATTCGATTATTATCTCAAGCCAGGCCGGATATATTCCGCTGGATGAGAAGAATCTGGCCTTCCAGGCGGCAAGGCTGATCAAGGACCGGTATAACGTCAGAAGCGGAGTACATATCCATCTGGACAAAAGAATTCCGGTGGCTGCCGGCCTCGCCGGCGGCAGCAGCGATGCCGCGGCTACGCTGCGCGGCCTGAACCGGCTCTGGCGCCTGGGCATCCCGGTGCAGGAGCTGCAGGAGCTGGGCGCTGAGCTGGGCTCAGACGTCCCGTTCTGCGTCACAGGAGGCACTGCCCTGGCTACGGGCAGGGGCGAACGGCTGACCCCAATCGCGAATCCTCCGCAAATGTGGGTCATCCTGGCGAAGCCGCCGATCAATGTATCGACGGCTGAGGTATACGGACGCGTACGCGCCGGCAACATAGCGGTGCATCCGTCCGCGCTCCGCATGCAGCAGGCTCTGGAGGCCGGTGACTTCTCAGCCGTCTGTGAGGGCCTTGGCAACGTGCTGGAGGATGTGACTCTGAAGCTGCACCCTGAGGTGCAGCAGCTCAAGGAAGCGATGCTGAAGCTGGGGGCGGACGGCGTGCTGATGTCGGGGAGCGGTCCGACCGTATTTGGCCTTGTCTCCAAGCACTCCAAGGTGGCGAGAATCTATAACGGGCTGCGCGGATTCTGCAAGGAAGTCTATGCAGTGCGTTCGCTGAGCTAA
- the purR gene encoding pur operon repressor produces the protein MKKLKRSQRLVDMTQFLLEKPHDLLPLSTFAERYGAAKSSVSEDLAIIKEVFEGEGMGELQTLAGAAGGVRYIPRMPMDMALAFVNRLCGQLEQSDRILPGGYLYMSDLLGLPSLMEQAGKIIATAFYGVEIDVVMTVETKGIPLAYATAAQLGLPVVLVRRDHQVTEGSAVSINYVSGSHKSIHTMSLSRRALREKSRVLIVDDFMKAGGTVRGMVDLLGEFNAEVAGVGVLVESGDVENEERLLHDYVSLVKLTEVDSKVRRISAFPGNYFSS, from the coding sequence GTGAAAAAACTTAAACGAAGCCAACGGTTAGTTGACATGACCCAATTTTTACTGGAGAAGCCGCATGATCTGCTGCCTCTGTCCACTTTTGCAGAGCGGTACGGTGCGGCGAAGTCATCGGTCAGCGAGGACCTGGCTATTATAAAAGAGGTATTTGAAGGCGAAGGAATGGGCGAGCTGCAGACACTGGCCGGGGCAGCGGGCGGAGTGCGTTATATTCCGCGCATGCCTATGGATATGGCGCTTGCCTTCGTGAACCGTCTGTGCGGGCAGCTTGAGCAGAGCGACCGGATACTGCCCGGCGGTTATCTGTATATGTCGGATCTGCTCGGCCTCCCGTCCCTGATGGAGCAGGCCGGCAAGATCATTGCCACCGCCTTCTACGGCGTGGAGATTGATGTCGTCATGACGGTGGAGACCAAGGGAATTCCGCTGGCGTACGCAACGGCAGCGCAGCTGGGGCTGCCGGTCGTGCTGGTCCGCCGTGACCATCAGGTAACCGAGGGCTCGGCTGTAAGCATCAACTATGTATCGGGCTCCCATAAGAGCATCCATACGATGTCCCTGTCCAGACGGGCACTGCGCGAGAAATCCCGGGTGCTGATTGTCGATGACTTCATGAAGGCGGGCGGCACCGTACGCGGAATGGTCGATCTGTTGGGTGAGTTCAATGCAGAGGTCGCAGGTGTAGGTGTGCTCGTAGAGTCCGGCGACGTGGAGAATGAAGAACGTCTGCTGCATGACTACGTGTCGCTGGTGAAGCTGACAGAGGTGGACTCCAAGGTGCGGCGTATTTCGGCGTTTCCGGGCAACTATTTCTCCTCCTGA
- the spoVG gene encoding septation regulator SpoVG, translating into MQITDVRLRRVNSEGRMKAIASITIDNEFVVHDIRVIDGNNGMFVAMPSKRTPDGEFRDIAHPISSGTREKIQSAVLAEYERAATEEEEVIEEGA; encoded by the coding sequence ATGCAAATTACGGATGTCAGACTCCGCCGCGTCAACTCTGAGGGGAGAATGAAAGCAATCGCATCCATTACAATCGATAACGAGTTTGTTGTTCATGACATTCGCGTCATCGACGGGAATAACGGGATGTTTGTTGCAATGCCCAGCAAGCGTACACCTGACGGAGAATTCCGCGATATCGCACACCCGATTTCTTCGGGAACGCGCGAGAAGATTCAATCTGCGGTTCTGGCCGAGTACGAACGTGCCGCTACGGAAGAAGAGGAAGTTATTGAAGAGGGAGCTTAA